One genomic segment of Arcobacter porcinus includes these proteins:
- a CDS encoding lytic transglycosylase domain-containing protein: MFNKIKLFIVFTLFSSSLCLFADIKDVDFMQKEFKVTLPWLQEKPKSSERDFFIVEFLNYDSTSKEEADIAYELRRGSYNASLEKIYNQKFPKELNKEEEFCKNASFNTLLSQNSDCINLSLDSISKLFKLSKKEIHLLISKLEDGDLRENLQIVSSSDIHNELLKNPKKFLDFFFDLNSDLKLKYFNKSYKKEFLDKLVLEKDFDKFVRAIVFNNNFKNIQKSFHHLSQNSNLSASSAFLLGINEINLNNKRYANNFFNISNEKSFLRSQKDNALFWLYLTSNDRKYLEDLGKSYDTNIYSLYAKELLNINSSNIVFSLDNLSSKKSEEYNIYDTFAWLNIARDIRTDFNEDKLNKYQNIFQNQHTKAHLAYILERFNNYKTQYYLTPYSDIIKKEGIFKEVLIYSIARQESKFIPSAISISGAQGIMQIMPFLSKDIARKLKEPYSIYEQFIPKINLKYASFHLDYLIEQFNGNPLFIAYAYNGGAGYTKSQLKKGLFKDKNHFEPFLSMEMISYAETREYGKKVLANFYIYNNHLNSENKISLSTIFQNLKQPH, encoded by the coding sequence ATGTTTAATAAAATAAAACTCTTTATAGTTTTTACACTATTTTCATCATCTTTATGTCTATTTGCAGATATAAAAGATGTTGATTTTATGCAAAAAGAGTTTAAAGTAACTCTTCCTTGGCTTCAAGAGAAACCAAAATCAAGTGAAAGAGATTTTTTTATTGTTGAATTTTTAAATTATGATTCTACTTCAAAAGAGGAAGCGGATATTGCTTATGAGCTAAGAAGAGGTTCATATAATGCTAGTTTAGAAAAAATATATAATCAAAAATTTCCAAAAGAGCTAAATAAAGAGGAAGAGTTTTGTAAAAATGCATCATTTAATACTTTATTATCTCAAAATAGTGATTGCATAAATTTATCTTTAGATTCTATATCTAAACTTTTTAAATTATCAAAAAAAGAGATTCATCTTCTAATATCAAAATTAGAAGATGGTGATTTAAGAGAAAACCTACAAATAGTATCATCTAGTGATATTCATAATGAGCTTTTGAAAAATCCAAAAAAATTTTTAGATTTTTTCTTTGATTTAAATAGTGATTTAAAGCTTAAATATTTTAATAAATCATATAAAAAAGAGTTTTTAGATAAATTAGTTTTAGAAAAAGATTTTGATAAATTTGTAAGAGCTATTGTTTTTAATAATAATTTTAAAAATATACAAAAATCTTTTCATCATTTATCTCAAAACAGTAATTTATCTGCTAGTTCTGCTTTTTTATTAGGAATAAATGAGATTAATTTAAACAATAAACGATATGCAAATAACTTTTTTAATATATCAAATGAAAAATCATTTTTAAGAAGTCAAAAAGACAATGCCCTATTTTGGCTATATCTTACATCAAATGATAGAAAATATTTAGAAGATTTAGGAAAAAGCTATGATACTAATATCTACTCTTTATATGCTAAAGAGCTTTTAAATATAAACTCTTCAAATATAGTTTTTTCTTTAGATAATCTAAGTAGTAAAAAAAGTGAAGAGTATAATATTTATGATACTTTTGCTTGGTTAAATATAGCAAGAGACATTAGAACAGATTTTAATGAAGATAAATTAAATAAATATCAAAATATATTCCAAAACCAACACACAAAAGCTCATCTAGCATATATTTTAGAGAGATTTAATAACTACAAAACTCAATATTACCTAACTCCTTATAGTGATATTATAAAAAAAGAGGGAATTTTTAAAGAGGTTTTAATATATTCAATAGCAAGACAAGAGAGTAAATTTATACCCTCTGCTATATCTATTTCAGGAGCTCAAGGTATTATGCAAATAATGCCTTTTTTATCAAAAGATATTGCAAGAAAGTTAAAAGAACCTTATAGTATTTATGAACAATTTATTCCAAAAATAAATTTAAAATATGCAAGTTTTCATTTAGATTACCTAATAGAGCAGTTTAATGGAAATCCTCTATTTATAGCTTATGCTTATAATGGTGGAGCTGGATATACAAAAAGTCAATTAAAAAAAGGTCTGTTTAAAGATAAAAATCATTTTGAACCATTTTTGAGCATGGAGATGATCTCTTATGCTGAAACTAGAGAGTATGGAAAAAAAGTTTTGGCAAATTTCTATATATATAATAATCATCTAAACAGTGAAAATAAAATCTCACTATCTACTATTTTTCAAAATTTAAAACAGCCTCATTAG
- the mobB gene encoding molybdopterin-guanine dinucleotide biosynthesis protein B: MNRKRLIVAFSGPSNSGKTTVIVKIASILQDSDFKVCIIKHDPKDKAMFDREGKDSFKFSQTGADVAVVSPNKTTIFKKGTSSINELISVFEDFDYLFVEGLKTLELPRISIFRNKLDESYFAVSNALAIDDTIDKKSIPKSLDILNLNNPEEIINWIDKNAKKV; encoded by the coding sequence ATGAATAGAAAAAGATTAATAGTGGCATTTTCTGGCCCATCAAATAGTGGAAAAACTACAGTTATTGTAAAAATTGCAAGTATTTTGCAAGATAGTGATTTTAAAGTTTGTATCATAAAACATGATCCAAAAGATAAAGCTATGTTTGATAGAGAGGGAAAAGATTCTTTTAAATTCTCACAAACAGGTGCAGATGTTGCTGTTGTAAGCCCAAATAAAACAACAATATTTAAAAAAGGTACTTCAAGCATAAATGAGCTTATCTCTGTTTTTGAAGACTTTGATTATCTTTTTGTTGAAGGATTAAAAACTTTGGAGCTTCCTAGAATATCTATATTTAGAAATAAACTTGATGAGAGTTATTTCGCTGTTTCAAATGCTTTGGCTATTGATGATACTATTGATAAAAAATCAATTCCAAAAAGTTTAGATATTCTAAATTTAAATAATCCAGAAGAAATAATAAACTGGATAGATAAAAATGCTAAAAAGGTATAA
- a CDS encoding class 1 fructose-bisphosphatase, with protein sequence MQEIINAIEESAIKIKYLIETGDTGKSESENSTGDTQLKLDIQSDQIIEAIFKKIPSIKSIVSEEQDEIKNINPNGKYLIAYDPLDGSSLVDVNLSVGSIFGIYENEFNAKNIVASVYVVFGPRVEMVVTTDDVKMYRLLDGKFKFIQNINLNEKGKLNAPGSTQNCWAPFHKQLIDDIFADGYRLRYSGGMVPDLHQILLKGGGLFSYPGTSDRPKGKLRQLFEVFPFALAYEKAGGEAIDGYKRVLEVETSHIHDTTPCFFGSKVEISRVLEVYKNNV encoded by the coding sequence ATGCAAGAGATAATTAATGCAATAGAAGAATCTGCTATAAAAATAAAATATCTGATTGAAACAGGTGATACAGGTAAAAGTGAAAGTGAAAATAGCACAGGTGATACTCAATTAAAACTTGATATTCAAAGTGATCAAATAATTGAAGCTATATTTAAAAAAATCCCATCTATTAAATCAATTGTTAGCGAAGAGCAAGATGAAATAAAAAATATAAATCCAAATGGTAAATATCTAATTGCTTATGACCCTTTGGATGGCTCATCTTTAGTTGATGTAAACTTATCTGTTGGTTCAATTTTTGGAATATATGAAAATGAGTTTAATGCAAAAAATATTGTAGCTTCTGTTTATGTTGTTTTTGGACCAAGAGTTGAAATGGTTGTGACAACAGATGATGTAAAAATGTATAGATTATTGGATGGAAAATTTAAATTTATTCAAAATATTAATTTAAATGAAAAAGGAAAACTAAATGCTCCTGGTTCAACACAAAACTGCTGGGCTCCTTTTCATAAACAACTAATTGATGATATTTTTGCTGATGGTTATAGATTAAGATATAGCGGTGGAATGGTTCCTGATTTACATCAAATCTTACTTAAAGGTGGAGGATTATTCTCATATCCAGGAACAAGTGATAGACCAAAAGGAAAACTAAGACAACTTTTTGAAGTTTTCCCTTTTGCTTTAGCTTATGAAAAAGCAGGTGGAGAAGCTATTGATGGATATAAAAGAGTTTTAGAAGTTGAAACCTCTCATATTCACGATACAACTCCTTGTTTTTTTGGCTCAAAGGTTGAAATATCTAGAGTTTTAGAAGTTTATAAAAATAATGTCTGA
- the metG gene encoding methionine--tRNA ligase, with the protein MQKSCKNVYITTPIYYVNDVAHIGHAYTTIIADMLARYSRLVGHNTYLLTGTDEHGQKIAQSAEARGKSPKEYADEISGKFRALWDDFDISYDQFIRTTDENHKVGVQKAFSKMFEKGDIYKGEYEGFYCVPCETFYPESQLVDEQFCPECARATILVKEESYFFKLSKYEDKLLKWYEENPDCILPRAKKNEIVNFVKNELKDLSISRTSFDWGVKFPESMNEPKHVMYVWLDALLNYTTALGYGTDEKNMDFWPANIHLVGKDILRFHAIYWPAFLMSLDLPLPKHIAAHGWWTRDGEKMSKSKGNVVNPKEVADAYGLDAFRYFLLREVPFGQDGDFSQKALINRINSDLGNDLGNLLNRIIGMSGKYFDFNVSSKDVEKFHKKELDEVNEIIDSLESYIYNMQINKYLEDLWKILTIANKAITDYEPWNLMKEGKEDEAMALVALITNIMAKASLLLDSVMPHKIKDIASSLGIEISTENYNKLILDKKLIDDVRITKIDALFPRIEEVLLSQPEVSDVTVLQKDVSKYEAKEELEPLELDGLNLITIDKFFETTIKVGTIVEANEVPKSNKLLILKVDLGENRTRQILAGIKEFYSASDLIGTQACVVANLKPAKLMGYLSEGMLLAAKDEDGLSLIRPEKPKKIGTKIS; encoded by the coding sequence ATGCAAAAATCTTGTAAAAATGTTTATATTACAACTCCAATATATTATGTAAATGATGTAGCTCATATAGGTCATGCTTATACAACAATTATTGCTGATATGTTAGCAAGATATTCAAGACTTGTTGGACATAATACTTATTTATTAACAGGAACAGATGAACACGGACAAAAAATAGCTCAAAGTGCTGAAGCTAGAGGAAAATCTCCAAAAGAGTATGCAGATGAAATATCTGGTAAATTTAGAGCTTTATGGGATGATTTTGATATATCTTATGATCAATTCATAAGAACAACAGATGAAAATCATAAAGTTGGTGTTCAAAAAGCTTTTTCTAAAATGTTTGAAAAAGGTGATATTTACAAAGGTGAATATGAAGGTTTTTATTGTGTTCCTTGCGAAACTTTTTATCCTGAATCTCAACTTGTAGATGAACAATTTTGCCCAGAGTGTGCAAGAGCTACAATCTTAGTAAAAGAAGAGAGCTATTTTTTCAAGTTATCAAAATATGAAGATAAACTTTTAAAATGGTATGAAGAGAATCCTGATTGTATTTTACCAAGAGCAAAGAAAAATGAGATTGTAAATTTTGTAAAAAATGAGTTAAAAGATCTCTCTATTTCAAGAACTTCTTTTGATTGGGGAGTTAAATTTCCTGAATCTATGAATGAACCAAAACATGTTATGTATGTTTGGCTTGATGCACTTTTAAATTATACAACTGCTTTAGGTTATGGAACAGATGAAAAAAATATGGATTTTTGGCCAGCTAATATTCATTTAGTTGGAAAAGATATATTAAGATTCCATGCTATTTATTGGCCAGCTTTTTTAATGAGCCTTGATTTACCACTTCCAAAACATATAGCTGCTCATGGTTGGTGGACAAGAGATGGTGAAAAAATGAGTAAATCAAAAGGAAATGTAGTAAATCCTAAAGAAGTAGCAGATGCTTATGGATTAGACGCATTTAGATATTTTCTTTTAAGAGAAGTTCCTTTTGGTCAAGATGGAGATTTTTCACAAAAAGCTTTAATAAATAGAATTAACTCTGATTTAGGTAATGATTTAGGTAACTTATTAAATAGAATTATTGGAATGAGTGGAAAATATTTTGACTTTAATGTAAGTTCAAAAGATGTAGAAAAATTCCATAAAAAAGAGCTTGATGAAGTAAATGAGATAATTGACTCTTTAGAATCATATATTTATAATATGCAAATAAACAAATATCTTGAAGATCTTTGGAAAATTCTTACAATAGCAAATAAAGCAATTACAGATTATGAGCCTTGGAATCTTATGAAAGAAGGTAAAGAAGATGAAGCTATGGCACTTGTTGCTCTGATTACAAATATTATGGCAAAAGCTTCTTTACTTTTAGATTCAGTAATGCCTCATAAAATAAAAGATATTGCATCATCTTTAGGAATTGAAATTTCAACTGAAAACTATAATAAATTAATTCTTGATAAGAAGCTAATCGATGATGTAAGAATAACAAAAATAGATGCCCTATTCCCTAGAATTGAAGAAGTTTTACTTTCTCAACCTGAGGTTTCAGATGTTACAGTTTTACAGAAAGATGTTTCTAAATATGAAGCTAAAGAAGAGCTAGAACCTCTTGAACTAGATGGTTTAAATCTTATTACAATAGATAAGTTTTTTGAAACTACTATAAAAGTTGGAACAATTGTAGAAGCAAATGAAGTCCCAAAATCTAATAAACTTCTTATTTTAAAAGTAGATTTAGGAGAAAATAGAACTAGACAAATTCTTGCTGGTATAAAAGAGTTTTACTCTGCTTCTGATTTAATAGGTACTCAAGCTTGTGTTGTTGCAAATTTAAAACCAGCAAAATTAATGGGTTATTTAAGTGAAGGAATGCTTCTTGCAGCTAAAGATGAAGATGGTTTATCTTTAATTAGACCTGAAAAGCCAAAGAAAATTGGTACAAAAATTAGCTAG
- a CDS encoding peptidoglycan synthetase, producing the protein MKISSIIDIVDGELLSTPSISSINSIKTEAEKVKTADLFIAKNIDDLNIAINNGAYAVIFEENFSISDNEVAFIKVKSIEKALLSIFRFKLANKNIKAYLSTDISYDLLKSLFLNNHKNIFILPKNIEKIFKFIDNIEDNSIVISNNKEVLNSIFSNHEIFDKEIDKHSIRNLTIHSLFELSFSYKNRYYSRIKIAALYIKSLINCLEFFKDYDIDLTKLNRFKNLKAIFLDKNLNIVDFGKSDTFLISQNNLSLVEFEIKFIKEYYKYAKAIFITNSYLDYLNKDEQILIKNIEDLKNILDNTEFNSIYLIGFDYLTVLDYFSKPKDLPTLF; encoded by the coding sequence GTGAAAATATCTTCAATCATTGATATTGTTGATGGAGAGTTATTAAGCACTCCATCAATTTCATCTATAAATAGCATAAAAACTGAAGCTGAAAAAGTAAAAACTGCTGATTTATTTATTGCTAAAAATATAGATGATTTGAATATTGCTATAAACAATGGTGCTTATGCTGTTATTTTTGAAGAAAATTTCTCTATAAGTGACAATGAAGTTGCATTTATAAAAGTAAAAAGTATAGAAAAAGCACTTCTCTCTATTTTTAGATTTAAATTGGCAAATAAAAACATTAAAGCATATTTATCTACTGATATTAGTTATGATTTACTAAAATCTCTATTTTTAAACAATCATAAAAATATTTTTATTCTTCCAAAAAACATAGAAAAAATATTTAAATTTATAGATAATATAGAAGACAATAGTATTGTTATCTCAAATAACAAAGAGGTGCTAAATAGCATCTTTTCAAATCATGAGATTTTTGATAAAGAGATAGATAAACACTCTATAAGAAATCTTACTATTCACTCTTTATTTGAATTGAGTTTTTCATATAAAAACAGATATTATAGTCGTATAAAAATAGCCGCTTTATATATAAAAAGCTTAATTAATTGTTTAGAGTTTTTTAAAGATTATGATATTGATTTAACAAAACTAAATAGATTTAAAAATCTAAAAGCAATATTTTTGGATAAAAATCTAAATATTGTAGATTTTGGTAAAAGTGATACATTTTTAATAAGTCAAAACAATTTATCTTTAGTAGAATTTGAAATAAAATTTATAAAAGAGTATTACAAATATGCAAAAGCTATTTTTATTACAAACTCTTATTTAGATTATTTAAATAAAGATGAACAAATTTTAATAAAAAACATAGAAGATTTAAAAAATATTTTAGATAATACGGAGTTTAACTCTATTTATCTTATAGGATTTGACTATTTGACAGTCTTAGACTATTTTTCAAAGCCTAAAGACTTGCCAACTCTTTTTTAA
- a CDS encoding S24 family peptidase, translating into MIIIDEILAKLKVVLSSDFKDKKIFDKDLAEALDITQANFATMKNRGKIPYSNILNFCAKKKISINWLLYNQNPNSLIDSTDRYWIKYYPSINVSAGGGAYDNEDFYESLELPAYFLNILGGKDNLKNIDAINVTGDSMEPTLNSNNIIFIDKTKNDLSRDGIYAFTTLHGLFVKRVQKRVDGKLDIISDNKDYPIQVLDKQDLSVLGKVISSFGKVY; encoded by the coding sequence ATGATAATTATTGATGAAATTTTAGCAAAACTAAAAGTTGTACTTAGTTCTGATTTTAAAGATAAAAAGATATTTGATAAAGATTTAGCAGAAGCTTTGGATATAACTCAAGCAAATTTTGCAACAATGAAGAATAGAGGTAAAATACCTTATTCAAATATTTTAAATTTTTGTGCAAAAAAGAAAATCTCTATAAATTGGCTTTTATATAATCAAAATCCAAATTCACTAATTGATAGTACTGATAGATATTGGATTAAATATTATCCAAGTATAAATGTAAGTGCAGGTGGAGGGGCTTACGATAATGAAGATTTTTATGAAAGTTTAGAGTTACCAGCTTATTTTTTAAATATTTTAGGTGGAAAAGATAATTTAAAAAATATAGATGCAATAAATGTAACAGGTGATTCTATGGAACCAACATTAAATTCAAATAATATAATATTTATAGATAAAACAAAAAATGATTTATCAAGAGATGGAATCTATGCTTTTACAACTCTTCATGGACTTTTTGTAAAAAGAGTTCAAAAAAGAGTTGATGGAAAATTAGATATTATTTCAGACAATAAGGATTATCCAATACAAGTTTTGGATAAACAGGATCTTAGTGTTTTGGGAAAAGTTATTAGTTCTTTTGGAAAAGTATATTAA
- a CDS encoding biotin/lipoyl-containing protein, translating to MAKKYIDIMDTSFRDGFQSVFGGRVLMNDFFAAVEAAKYAGINHFEFGGGARFQSLFFYLNENAFDMMDRFREIVGPDANLQTLARGINTVMLDTGSRELIDLHAKLFAKHGTTTIRNFDALNDVQNLEYSASCIKKYGLNHEAVVTLMDLPPNCTGAHDVAFYEKTLRNILDSGLPFDSICFKDASGTSSPNKIFETIKMARKLLGEDRHIRLHTHETAGVSVACYLAALEAGTDGIDLAASPVSGGTSQPDILTMLHATKGMNYDLGGLEVDKILKYEEVLADCLKDYFLPPEATQVSPLIPFSPMPGGALTANTQMMRDNGTLDKFPEVIKAMQEVVVKGGFGTSVTPVSQFYWQQAYANVMFGPWKQIAPGYGRMVLGYFGKTPVEPDAEIVKLASEKLKLEPTTQNPLDIADADPKKKISVWKQRLEIEGLETSEENIFIAAACDEKGITFLKGEAPLNVRKNSKNEEKISKGGNMSNGNYTVVVDGQRFNVSVLDGNVQNIQVAPTAVQSTPIKNEVQTTAIEAKKPKLTGNEAIAPVNGNVWKILVKEGDKVQKDQQIMILEAMKMEIDVVAPISGIVSKILTIPNKAVEDGEVLAIIA from the coding sequence ATGGCAAAAAAATATATAGATATTATGGATACTAGTTTCAGAGATGGATTTCAATCTGTTTTTGGAGGAAGAGTTTTAATGAACGACTTTTTTGCAGCTGTTGAAGCTGCAAAATATGCAGGAATAAATCACTTTGAGTTTGGTGGAGGAGCTAGATTTCAAAGCTTATTCTTCTATTTAAATGAGAATGCATTTGATATGATGGACAGATTTAGAGAGATAGTTGGTCCTGATGCAAATCTTCAAACTTTAGCAAGAGGAATAAATACTGTTATGCTTGATACTGGAAGTAGAGAGTTAATAGATCTTCACGCAAAACTTTTTGCAAAACATGGAACTACAACAATCAGAAACTTCGATGCTTTAAATGATGTTCAAAATCTTGAATATTCTGCTTCTTGTATAAAAAAATATGGTTTAAATCATGAAGCTGTTGTAACTCTTATGGATTTACCACCAAATTGTACAGGAGCACATGATGTTGCTTTCTATGAAAAAACTCTAAGAAATATTCTTGATAGTGGTTTACCATTTGATTCAATCTGTTTTAAAGATGCAAGTGGAACAAGTAGTCCAAATAAAATTTTCGAAACAATTAAAATGGCTAGAAAACTTTTAGGAGAAGATAGACATATAAGACTTCATACTCATGAAACAGCAGGTGTTTCAGTAGCATGTTATTTAGCTGCACTTGAAGCTGGAACTGATGGTATTGATTTAGCTGCAAGTCCTGTAAGTGGTGGAACTTCTCAACCTGATATTTTAACTATGCTTCATGCGACAAAAGGTATGAATTATGATTTAGGTGGATTAGAAGTTGATAAAATCTTAAAATATGAAGAAGTATTAGCTGATTGTTTAAAAGATTATTTCCTTCCTCCTGAAGCTACTCAAGTATCTCCGCTTATTCCTTTTTCTCCAATGCCAGGTGGTGCACTTACAGCAAATACTCAAATGATGAGAGATAATGGAACTTTAGATAAATTCCCTGAAGTTATAAAAGCTATGCAAGAAGTAGTTGTAAAAGGTGGTTTTGGTACAAGTGTAACTCCTGTATCTCAGTTTTATTGGCAACAAGCATATGCAAATGTGATGTTTGGTCCTTGGAAACAAATTGCTCCTGGATATGGAAGAATGGTTTTAGGATATTTTGGAAAAACTCCTGTTGAACCAGATGCAGAAATAGTTAAACTTGCAAGTGAAAAATTAAAACTTGAACCAACAACACAAAATCCTCTTGATATTGCAGATGCTGATCCAAAGAAAAAAATTAGTGTTTGGAAACAAAGATTAGAGATTGAAGGTTTAGAAACAAGTGAAGAGAATATATTTATTGCTGCAGCTTGTGATGAAAAAGGAATTACATTTTTAAAAGGAGAAGCTCCTTTAAATGTTAGAAAAAACTCTAAAAATGAGGAAAAAATAAGCAAAGGAGGTAATATGTCAAATGGAAACTATACAGTTGTAGTAGATGGTCAAAGATTCAATGTATCTGTTCTTGATGGAAATGTTCAAAACATTCAAGTAGCTCCTACTGCCGTTCAATCAACTCCTATAAAGAATGAAGTTCAAACAACAGCAATAGAAGCTAAAAAACCAAAACTTACAGGAAATGAAGCTATTGCACCAGTTAATGGAAATGTATGGAAAATTCTTGTAAAAGAAGGTGATAAAGTACAAAAAGATCAACAAATAATGATACTTGAAGCTATGAAGATGGAGATAGATGTTGTTGCACCTATTTCTGGTATTGTTAGTAAAATACTAACAATACCAAATAAGGCTGTTGAAGATGGAGAAGTTTTAGCAATTATTGCTTAA
- the pckA gene encoding phosphoenolpyruvate carboxykinase (ATP), giving the protein MSNIKDSLGLQNIGTIYRNSDVDFLIDFAVKNEKARVSSTGALMIDTGIFTGRSPKDKFFVNQDPSNKYIAWGEINKKVTKEVYVELLDNSKKQLSNKDIFVTDVFCGSSLDSRRAVRFITEVAWQAHFIQNMFILPTAEELENFQPDFTIYNACKTVDMAYASHGLHSEVYVVFNVEDNQAIIGGTWYAGEMKKGVFSMMNYWLPLEGKLPMHCSANIGKDGDTALFFGLSGTGKTTLSTDPNRALIGDDEHGWDDDGVFNFEGGCYAKVINLDKDSEPEIYNAIKKGAILENVVADENGVVDFSDKSKTENTRVSYPIHHIENHTPSMRGGHPKNIIFLCADAFGVLPPVAKLDKQQAMYYFLSGYTAKVAGTERGINEPMATFSSCFGEAFLPLNPTVYAELLGKKIDKHNVNVYLVNTGWTGGPYGVGKRMSIKNTRACINAILDGSINDSEFQNMTIFNLQIPRTLKGVDTHVLTPRYTWNNPLEYDEAKRKLAEMYIENFKKYLTLESEYDFTAAGPQL; this is encoded by the coding sequence ATGTCTAATATTAAAGACTCGTTAGGTTTACAAAACATTGGTACTATTTATAGGAATTCAGATGTCGATTTCTTAATTGATTTCGCTGTTAAAAATGAAAAGGCCAGAGTATCTTCAACTGGTGCTCTTATGATTGATACAGGTATTTTTACTGGTAGGAGCCCAAAAGATAAGTTTTTTGTTAATCAAGATCCATCAAATAAATATATAGCTTGGGGTGAAATCAATAAAAAAGTAACTAAAGAAGTTTATGTTGAATTATTAGATAATTCAAAAAAACAGTTAAGCAATAAAGATATTTTTGTAACTGATGTTTTTTGTGGTTCTTCTCTTGATTCAAGAAGAGCTGTTAGATTTATAACAGAAGTTGCTTGGCAAGCACACTTTATTCAAAATATGTTTATTCTTCCTACTGCTGAAGAACTTGAAAATTTCCAACCAGATTTTACAATATATAATGCTTGTAAAACAGTTGATATGGCTTATGCTAGTCATGGTTTACACTCTGAAGTTTATGTTGTTTTTAATGTTGAAGACAACCAAGCGATAATTGGTGGAACATGGTATGCAGGTGAGATGAAAAAAGGTGTTTTCTCTATGATGAACTACTGGCTTCCACTTGAAGGAAAGCTTCCTATGCATTGTTCTGCTAATATAGGAAAAGATGGTGATACAGCCCTATTCTTTGGTCTTTCTGGAACAGGAAAAACAACTCTATCAACTGATCCAAATAGAGCTTTAATTGGAGATGATGAGCATGGTTGGGATGATGATGGTGTATTCAACTTTGAAGGTGGTTGCTATGCAAAAGTAATTAATCTTGATAAAGATAGTGAACCTGAAATATATAATGCAATTAAAAAAGGTGCTATTTTAGAAAATGTGGTTGCTGATGAAAATGGTGTAGTAGATTTTTCTGATAAATCAAAAACTGAAAACACTAGAGTTTCATATCCAATACATCACATTGAGAACCATACTCCTTCTATGAGAGGTGGTCATCCAAAAAATATTATTTTCTTATGTGCTGATGCTTTTGGAGTTCTTCCTCCTGTTGCAAAATTAGATAAACAACAAGCAATGTACTATTTCTTAAGTGGTTATACTGCAAAAGTTGCAGGAACTGAAAGAGGAATAAATGAGCCTATGGCAACTTTCTCATCTTGTTTTGGAGAAGCTTTCTTACCTTTAAATCCAACTGTTTATGCTGAACTTCTTGGGAAAAAAATAGACAAACATAATGTAAATGTATATTTAGTAAATACAGGGTGGACAGGTGGTCCTTATGGTGTTGGTAAAAGAATGAGTATAAAAAACACTAGAGCTTGTATTAATGCTATTTTAGATGGTTCAATAAATGATTCAGAATTCCAAAATATGACTATTTTTAATCTTCAGATTCCTAGAACTTTAAAAGGTGTAGATACTCATGTTTTAACACCTAGATATACTTGGAATAATCCACTTGAATATGATGAAGCAAAAAGAAAATTAGCTGAAATGTATATTGAGAACTTTAAAAAATATTTAACTCTTGAGAGTGAATATGATTTTACAGCTGCTGGTCCTCAACTGTAA